In Zingiber officinale cultivar Zhangliang chromosome 1A, Zo_v1.1, whole genome shotgun sequence, a genomic segment contains:
- the LOC122038809 gene encoding uncharacterized protein LOC122038809, protein MEVVVSAPDFHLDSACTTPYVSAPSSPKHHSGKPFDFFRHYTSAPASPTRASLLYAHFDAVASTRSPPPPPASSGVPFHWEEKPGTPKSCEAKEDGEFAFDGAYEFSFDFSGHLDKDDLPALTAADELFEEGKIRPLKLPPRLRLQASTDDGSSRASSPSSSRGLWSPRHRGRVEAQEECDPFAAAMVEATRERGREREKAPPPDSLPPSSFSRSRKGSRSLSPLRGVGRFFKSTMTPNSPSSDAPAAPLKNGNGSKKWRLKDLLLFRSASEGRATGNRSKDPLRKYTLLPSLNNRVEYSEKLDSKNSSFRSSTDGSGSIRTASSFSHQMHYSTNRPAAEEHRRKTALPYRQSFFGCLRFNPALLSITKGFARQ, encoded by the coding sequence ATGGAGGTTGTCGTGTCGGCGCCGGATTTCCATTTGGACAGCGCTTGCACCACGCCGTACGTGAGCGCGCCGTCGAGCCCCAAACACCACTCCGGCAAACCGTTCGACTTCTTCCGCCACTACACCAGCGCTCCCGCCAGCCCCACCCGCGCCTCCCTCCTCTACGCACACTTCGACGCCGTCGCCTCCACCcgttcccctcctcctcctcccgccTCGTCAGGCGTGCCCTTCCACTGGGAGGAGAAGCCTGGCACCCCCAAGTCCTGCGAAGCAAAGGAAGACGGAGAATTCGCCTTTGATGGCGCCTACGAGTTCTCCTTCGACTTCAGCGGACACCTTGACAAAGACGACCTGCCGGCACTGACCGCCGCCGACGAGCTCTTCGAGGAAGGAAAGATTCGACCGCTGAAGCTCCCTCCCCGCTTGCGCCTCCAGGCGTCCACGGACGACGGGAGCAGCAGGGCCTCCTCCCCGTCCTCCTCGAGGGGTCTGTGGTCGCCCCGTCACCGGGGCAGAGTGGAGGCGCAGGAAGAGTGCGACCCCTTTGCCGCCGCGATGGTGGAAGCTACAAGAGAGCGAGGGAGGGAGAGGGAGAAGGCGCCACCACCCGATTCCCTCCCCCCTTCGTCTTTCTCAAGGAGTCGCAAGGGGTCGAGATCGCTCTCTCCGCTTAGAGGAGTAGGGAGGTTCTTCAAGTCGACGATGACTCCCAATTCCCCTTCCTCCGACGCTCCGGCGGCTCCGCTAAAGAACGGAAACGGAAGCAAGAAGTGGCGGTTGAAGGACTTGCTCCTGTTCCGCAGCGCGTCCGAGGGTCGCGCCACCGGGAACCGGAGCAAGGACCCGCTGCGCAAGTACACTCTGTTGCCGTCGCTGAACAACAGAGTCGAGTACTCGGAGAAGCTGGACTCGAAGAATTCGAGCTTCCGGTCGTCGACGGACGGCAGCGGGTCGATTAGGACGGCGAGCTCGTTTTCACACCAGATGCACTACTCGACCAACCGGCCGGCGGCGGAGGAGCACAGGAGGAAGACGGCGCTGCCGTACCGCCAGAGCTTCTTCGGCTGCCTGCGCTTCAACCCGGCCTTGCTCAGCATTACGAAGGGGTTCGCCCGCCAGTGA
- the LOC122038811 gene encoding AT-hook motif nuclear-localized protein 28-like, with protein MFFTTLVDGSMKDEAFQHHYLHHRQQQQQQQQQQQRSFSDEVDSSRSSGETKRIKVDEAKDKKRAAAEGSTIEVAKRPRGRPPGSRNKPKIPVAITRDEELSSAMCPHVLEIPSGHDVVDSLAGFSRRRNLGVSVLSGTGAVANVTLRQPQLGGAASVSTIAFRGHFEILSISATFLPPAMAALSSASGAGGGLISISLAGPQGQVVGGIVAGPLVAAGTVVIVAAAFAKPTFHRLPSADDASVSISVSGDLEDHEHNTYAQRRHQGPVDAVSAAAAAAEPTGLSIYGSHAASDVIWARPPQPPTF; from the coding sequence ATGTTCTTCACTACCTTAGTAGACGGCAGCATGAAGGACGAAGCTTTTCAACACCACTATCTCCACCaccgtcagcagcagcagcagcagcagcagcagcagcagaggAGTTTCTCCGATGAAGTCGACAGCAGCAGGAGCAGCGGGGAGACTAAGAGGATAAAGGTCGACGAGGCCAAGGACAAGAAGCGGGCGGCGGCGGAGGGGTCGACGATCGAGGTGGCGAAGCGGCCCCGAGGGCGGCCGCCCGGTTCCAGGAACAAGCCCAAGATCCCCGTCGCTATCACGCGCGACGAGGAGCTGTCTTCCGCCATGTGCCCTCACGTCCTCGAGATCCCCTCAGGCCACGACGTCGTCGACTCGTTGGCCGGCTTCTCCCGCCGCCGCAACCTCGGCGTCTCCGTCCTCTCCGGCACCGGCGCCGTCGCCAACGTGACCCTCCGCCAGCCCCAGCTCGGCGGAGCCGCATCGGTTTCCACGATCGCCTTCCGCGGCCACTTCGAGATCCTCTCCATCTCGGCCACGTTCCTGCCGCCGGCTATGGCGGCGCTGTCGTCCGCATCCGGCGCGGGCGGGGGCCTGATCTCGATCTCTCTGGCAGGACCTCAAGGGCAGGTGGTGGGCGGAATCGTGGCGGGGCCGCTGGTGGCTGCGGGGACGGTGGTGATAGTAGCCGCCGCATTCGCCAAGCCAACCTTCCACCGCCTTCCGTCAGCAGACGACGCGTCGGTCTCTATCTCAGTCTCCGGCGACCTGGAGGACCACGAGCATAACACGTACGCGCAGCGGCGCCACCAAGGGCCGGTGGACGCGGTCTCGGcagcagcggcggcggcggaaCCCACCGGCCTGTCAATCTACGGGAGCCACGCGGCGTCGGACGTCATTTGGGCGCGCCCTCCACAACCCCCCACATTCTGA